The window TCCTGATATTTTTTTATTTGCTGCAAAAAAAATGGGTGTTAATCCAGAAAATTGCATTGTAATCGAAGATTCCTACACGGGAGTTCAGGCTGGTCTAAAAGCAGGAATGAAAGTTCTTTACTTCAACCCACAAAATATTGAAAAAATCAAATCTGAAAACGTGAATACCTTTTACAAGATGGATAATTTATTAAATCTGATTTTACAAATGAAAACAAATCACCAACCGGATTAAGTTATGTACCCAAGATCAGAAGTTTTTTTTACAAGTGAATTGTCAGCAGATGCAATCTGGAATATTTATAAAAAATTATCCGATAAGATCAATGGAAAAGTTGGGCTTAAAGTTCATTTTGGTGAAAAAGGCAACAAATATTTTATCAAACCCGAGATGCTACGGAAATTGGCAAAAAATCTGAAAGCACTTTTTGTAGAAACGAATGTTCTTTACGCAAGTGATCGGAGTTATACCAAGAGCCATATCGAATTAGCGGCTAAACACGGATTTGATCCATCTGCAATTGACATTTTGGATGATGAAGGGCAAATAGAATTTCCGGTTGATGGAAAGCATTTTCAAAAGGCAAAATTCGGAAGTCATATAAGTAATTATGATTATTTCGTGATCTGTTCCCATTTTAAAGGGCATGCTCTGTCTGGATTTGGGGGAGCAATAAAAAATGTTTCCATGGGCATGGCTTCCATAGCTGGAAAAATGGATATGCACGCTTCCACAATTCCAAAATACAAAAGGAAAAAATGTGTCCAATGCGGATTGTGTATTCCCGAATGTCCCGCCAATGCAATCACAATCAATCCGGTTACAATAGATAGAACAAAATGTATCGGTTGTGGAAAATGTATTGGAATTTGTCCTGAACATGTTTTCAGCGTGCCATGGAAAAGCACATCCGAATCCATCTTTATGGAAAGAATGTGCGAATATGCACAAGCATTTTTGCAGGAAAACAACGCTGTTTTTATAAACGTCCTTGCTGATATTTCCAAAG of the Candidatus Cloacimonadota bacterium genome contains:
- a CDS encoding DUF362 domain-containing protein produces the protein MYPRSEVFFTSELSADAIWNIYKKLSDKINGKVGLKVHFGEKGNKYFIKPEMLRKLAKNLKALFVETNVLYASDRSYTKSHIELAAKHGFDPSAIDILDDEGQIEFPVDGKHFQKAKFGSHISNYDYFVICSHFKGHALSGFGGAIKNVSMGMASIAGKMDMHASTIPKYKRKKCVQCGLCIPECPANAITINPVTIDRTKCIGCGKCIGICPEHVFSVPWKSTSESIFMERMCEYAQAFLQENNAVFINVLADISKDCDCMSHAARPFVRDIGILGSTDIVAAENASYDLVDKYFKSEDSFEQINNVSGRNQIEYAHKIGLGNMEYDLIDLDK